Proteins found in one Streptomyces sp. NBC_00461 genomic segment:
- a CDS encoding helix-turn-helix transcriptional regulator, translating to MAPQPEVSAWRPRIPGVVEVFHAHFTEYAYPMHVHEAWTLLIVDDGAVRYDLDRHEHGTPHDTVSLLPPHVPHNGSPATPHGFRKRVLYLDGTHISDELIGAAVDQPDLRDPVLRQRVGQLHTALARAGDELEAESRLTFIGERLRDHLRPAVATPPRPDPALARRLRELLDEHVVDGLSLEQAAGLVHAHPAHLVRAFSTAYGIAPHQYLNSRRVDRARRLLLDGRPPGEVATTTGFFDQSHLTRHFRKLVGVTPGRYAKTVRG from the coding sequence ATGGCCCCGCAGCCGGAAGTGTCCGCCTGGCGCCCGCGTATCCCCGGTGTCGTCGAGGTCTTCCACGCGCACTTCACCGAGTACGCCTACCCGATGCACGTCCATGAGGCGTGGACGCTGCTCATCGTGGACGACGGGGCCGTGCGCTACGACCTCGACCGGCATGAGCACGGAACCCCGCACGACACGGTGTCCCTGCTCCCGCCGCACGTTCCGCACAACGGCTCCCCCGCCACCCCGCACGGCTTCCGCAAGCGCGTCCTCTATCTCGACGGCACCCACATCTCCGACGAGCTGATCGGGGCCGCCGTCGATCAGCCTGATCTCCGTGATCCGGTGCTGCGGCAGCGCGTCGGGCAGCTGCACACCGCTCTCGCGCGCGCCGGGGACGAGTTGGAGGCCGAGAGCAGGCTGACGTTCATCGGGGAGCGGCTGCGCGACCATCTGCGGCCCGCGGTCGCCACCCCTCCCAGGCCCGACCCCGCCCTGGCCCGCCGTCTGCGCGAACTTCTCGACGAGCACGTCGTCGACGGGCTCAGTCTGGAGCAGGCCGCCGGGCTCGTGCACGCCCATCCCGCCCATCTGGTACGGGCGTTCAGCACCGCCTACGGCATCGCGCCGCACCAGTATCTGAACTCCCGCCGCGTCGACCGTGCCCGCCGGCTCCTCCTCGACGGACGGCCGCCGGGAGAGGTGGCGACGACGACGGGTTTCTTCGACCAGTCCCATCTGACGCGCCACTTCCGGAAGTTGGTGGGCGTCACGCCGGGACGGTATGCAAAGACGGTGCGCGGCTGA
- a CDS encoding glycosyl hydrolase family 28-related protein — translation MEGRTDMGNAHHGMTRRSLLTGATAVAAAAATGTPALAAPSPGGQVPTLWREFTRTPFTHPQIPYVGRAGYRGGAAHFPRRPASAAVSPGAAEVDVRDYGAVPDGRTDSAPAINRAIAAAGRAGGGTVTVPPGTFRIDDVIRIGHDNVVLRGAGSSRTTLYATKNLTELIGVYGSRYGGTKSSWSWAGGLIWLAPKARWDSLVAAIRAQAWPFEGWTGNRRDEWQTLTAVEPARQGSWTVRVANPAPLRPGTLVLLRLSDDPAHTLLQHMAGGGPGPAAYYWEDKTKLLSYVPYEWPVRIARVRGCTVTLQRPLPLDLRPEWSPQFTTHIRELTGSAVEGLTLRMIPTPQSPHLLDKGYNGVVLQCAYDCWVDDVTVRDVDNGFGLVAASSCTLRRTRVGGRGEHHPYFCREGSHDNLIEDFTIEQRTVPAPADTQLHGINVEGLSSYNVWSRGDMRMGTFDSHRGLPFANVRTDITVDNNGRHGGDASAGPLFGARFAHWNIRVTNGRAGLVKLDGLAPYSATVGVDEVTEFDQIDVPDFPGDLHTRLELYPTTNTIRPSNLYDAQRRL, via the coding sequence ATGGAAGGACGTACGGACATGGGCAACGCGCACCACGGCATGACCAGACGGAGTCTCCTGACCGGTGCCACAGCCGTGGCGGCCGCCGCCGCGACCGGGACACCCGCCCTCGCCGCCCCCTCACCCGGCGGTCAAGTCCCCACCCTCTGGCGGGAGTTCACCCGCACCCCCTTCACCCACCCGCAGATCCCGTACGTCGGCCGGGCCGGCTACCGGGGCGGGGCGGCGCACTTCCCCCGCCGCCCCGCCTCGGCCGCCGTGTCCCCCGGTGCCGCCGAGGTCGACGTACGCGACTACGGAGCCGTGCCGGACGGCAGGACCGACTCCGCCCCCGCGATCAACCGTGCCATCGCCGCCGCCGGAAGGGCCGGCGGTGGCACGGTCACCGTCCCGCCGGGCACGTTCCGCATCGACGACGTCATCCGCATCGGCCACGACAACGTCGTGCTGCGCGGAGCCGGAAGCAGCCGCACCACGCTCTACGCCACGAAGAATCTCACCGAACTGATCGGCGTCTACGGCTCCCGCTACGGCGGCACCAAGTCGTCCTGGTCCTGGGCCGGCGGCCTCATCTGGCTTGCCCCGAAGGCCCGTTGGGACTCGCTCGTCGCCGCCATCAGGGCACAGGCATGGCCCTTCGAAGGCTGGACCGGCAACAGGAGGGACGAGTGGCAGACCCTGACGGCCGTCGAGCCGGCACGCCAGGGCTCATGGACGGTGAGGGTCGCGAACCCCGCCCCTCTGCGCCCGGGCACCCTGGTCCTCCTCCGCCTCTCCGACGACCCGGCCCACACGCTCCTCCAGCACATGGCGGGTGGCGGCCCCGGCCCGGCGGCGTACTACTGGGAGGACAAGACCAAACTCCTCTCGTACGTCCCCTACGAGTGGCCCGTACGCATCGCTCGCGTCCGCGGCTGCACCGTCACACTTCAGCGCCCGCTCCCCCTGGACCTGCGCCCCGAATGGTCCCCCCAATTCACCACTCACATCCGGGAGTTGACGGGATCCGCCGTGGAGGGCCTCACCCTCCGGATGATTCCGACACCGCAGTCCCCGCACCTTCTCGACAAGGGCTACAACGGGGTCGTGCTCCAGTGTGCGTACGACTGCTGGGTGGACGACGTCACGGTCCGCGACGTGGACAACGGCTTCGGGCTGGTCGCCGCGTCCTCCTGCACCCTGCGCCGCACCCGGGTCGGCGGCCGCGGCGAGCACCACCCCTACTTCTGCCGCGAGGGCTCGCACGACAACCTCATCGAGGACTTCACGATCGAGCAGCGCACGGTCCCGGCCCCCGCGGACACCCAGCTCCACGGCATCAACGTCGAGGGACTGTCGTCGTACAACGTCTGGTCGCGCGGCGACATGCGGATGGGCACCTTCGACTCCCACCGCGGCCTGCCCTTCGCCAACGTCCGGACCGACATCACCGTCGACAACAACGGCCGCCACGGCGGCGACGCGAGCGCGGGCCCGCTCTTCGGCGCCCGTTTCGCCCACTGGAACATCCGCGTGACGAACGGCAGGGCGGGCCTGGTGAAGCTCGACGGCCTGGCTCCGTACTCCGCGACGGTCGGCGTCGACGAGGTCACGGAGTTCGACCAGATCGACGTACCGGACTTCCCCGGCGACCTGCACACACGCCTGGAGCTGTACCCGACGACGAACACGATCCGCCCCAGCAACCTGTACGACGCGCAACGGAGGCTGTGA
- a CDS encoding YbjN domain-containing protein, producing the protein MADAEKAAQIIEGVLKDAELEWESPARGNYVVQLPGTRKLKTTVSLLVGRHSLSLNAFVIRHPDENEPGVHRWLLERNLKLYGVSYAVDRLGDVYLTGKLPLPAVTPDEIDRLLGQVLEAADGSFNTLLELGFASAIRKEYGWRVARGESTRNLDAFTHLTQRPAD; encoded by the coding sequence ATGGCTGATGCAGAGAAGGCGGCCCAGATCATCGAGGGCGTCCTGAAGGACGCCGAGCTCGAATGGGAGAGCCCCGCTCGCGGCAACTACGTCGTGCAGCTCCCCGGCACCCGCAAGCTGAAGACGACCGTCTCCCTCCTCGTCGGCCGCCACTCCCTCTCGCTCAACGCCTTCGTGATCCGCCACCCCGACGAGAACGAGCCCGGGGTCCACCGCTGGCTCCTGGAGCGCAACCTCAAGCTGTACGGCGTGAGTTACGCGGTCGACCGGCTCGGCGACGTCTACCTCACCGGAAAGCTCCCCCTCCCCGCCGTCACCCCCGACGAGATCGACCGCCTCCTCGGCCAGGTCCTGGAGGCGGCGGACGGCAGCTTCAACACCCTCCTGGAACTGGGTTTCGCGTCCGCGATCCGCAAGGAGTACGGGTGGCGGGTGGCACGCGGCGAGTCGACGCGAAACCTGGACGCGTTCACACATCTGACCCAACGCCCAGCTGACTAA
- the mshA gene encoding D-inositol-3-phosphate glycosyltransferase, translating into MSQYGSRLGRRSQPAPPRLRLHRRPRRVAMLSVHTSPLHQPGTGDAGGMNVYIVELAQRLAAINIEVEIFTRATTASLPPTVELAPGVLVRHVDAGPYEGLAKEELPAQMCAFTHGVMQAWAGHRPGYYDLVHSHYWLSGHVGWLAAQRWGAPLVHAMHTMAKVKNANLADGDTPEPAARVIGETQIVEAADRLIANTAEEADELVRHYSADPGKVAVVHPGVNLDRFRPADGRAAARARLGLPQDALVPLFAGRIQPLKAPDILLRAIAVLLDERPDLRSRIVVPIVGGPSGSGLAKPEGLQKLAARLGIADVVRFRPPVGQDQLADWFRAASVLVMPSYSESFGLVAIEAQAAGTPVLAAAVGGLPVAVRDGHTGFLVRGHNPADYARVLSDFADEPTLASRMGEAAARHAQSFGWDTAAAATADVYTAAIQSYRRRVRSHHG; encoded by the coding sequence GTGAGCCAGTACGGCAGCAGGCTCGGGCGTCGCTCCCAACCGGCACCCCCGCGACTGCGACTCCACCGCCGCCCCCGGCGCGTCGCCATGCTCTCCGTGCACACCTCACCGCTGCACCAGCCCGGTACGGGCGACGCCGGCGGCATGAACGTCTACATCGTGGAACTCGCCCAACGCCTCGCCGCGATCAACATCGAGGTGGAGATCTTCACCCGCGCCACCACGGCGTCCCTCCCCCCGACCGTCGAACTCGCCCCCGGCGTCCTGGTCCGCCACGTGGACGCGGGCCCTTACGAGGGCCTCGCCAAGGAGGAGCTCCCGGCGCAGATGTGCGCCTTCACGCACGGCGTGATGCAGGCCTGGGCCGGCCACCGCCCCGGCTACTACGACCTCGTCCACTCGCACTACTGGCTCTCCGGCCACGTCGGCTGGCTCGCCGCCCAGCGCTGGGGCGCCCCCCTGGTGCACGCCATGCACACCATGGCCAAGGTCAAGAATGCCAACCTGGCCGACGGCGACACCCCCGAGCCCGCCGCCCGGGTCATCGGCGAGACCCAGATCGTCGAGGCGGCCGACCGCCTCATCGCGAACACCGCGGAGGAGGCCGACGAACTCGTACGGCACTACTCCGCCGACCCCGGCAAGGTCGCCGTCGTCCACCCCGGCGTCAACCTCGACCGCTTCCGCCCCGCGGACGGCCGCGCGGCAGCCCGCGCCCGCCTGGGTCTCCCGCAGGACGCGCTCGTCCCGCTCTTCGCGGGCCGCATCCAGCCCCTGAAGGCCCCGGACATCCTCCTGCGCGCGATCGCCGTCCTCCTCGACGAGCGCCCCGACCTGCGCTCCCGCATCGTCGTCCCGATCGTCGGCGGCCCCAGCGGCAGCGGCCTTGCCAAGCCCGAGGGCCTGCAGAAGCTCGCCGCCCGCCTGGGCATCGCGGACGTGGTCCGCTTCCGCCCGCCCGTCGGCCAGGACCAGCTCGCGGACTGGTTCCGCGCCGCCTCGGTGCTCGTCATGCCGTCCTACAGCGAGTCCTTCGGCCTGGTCGCCATCGAGGCACAGGCAGCCGGCACTCCGGTGCTCGCGGCGGCGGTGGGCGGCCTCCCGGTGGCCGTGCGCGACGGACACACCGGTTTCCTCGTACGGGGCCACAATCCCGCCGACTACGCGCGCGTGCTGAGCGATTTCGCTGACGAGCCGACGCTCGCGTCCCGTATGGGGGAGGCCGCCGCCCGGCACGCGCAGTCCTTCGGCTGGGACACCGCGGCCGCCGCGACGGCGGACGTCTACACGGCCGCGATCCAGTCGTACCGGCGTCGCGTACGCTCCCACCATGGCTGA
- a CDS encoding class I SAM-dependent methyltransferase, with amino-acid sequence MTARASHRPVGTVTRGTTNPNRLRRMDRWIAAVQGAELRRAVDPVAVDLGYGAAPWTAVELLGRLRGVAPGVRVVGVEIEPVRVAAAKPYERDGLVFLHGGFEIPVAGRPVLVRAANVLRQYEEAEVAGVWERLCARLAPGGLLVEGTCDEVGRRHVWVALGPEGPRTVTFATRLGSLERPSDLAERLPKALIHRNVPGEPVHAFLRDFDRAWSAAAPYASYGARQRWIRAVRDLTADWPVTDGAERWRQGEVTVAWEALAPRS; translated from the coding sequence ATGACAGCCCGCGCCTCGCACCGCCCCGTGGGGACAGTCACGCGCGGAACCACCAATCCCAATCGGCTACGGCGTATGGATCGGTGGATCGCCGCCGTGCAGGGGGCTGAGTTGCGGCGGGCGGTCGATCCCGTCGCCGTCGATCTGGGGTACGGGGCGGCGCCCTGGACGGCCGTGGAGTTGCTGGGGCGGCTGCGTGGCGTTGCGCCGGGGGTGCGGGTGGTCGGGGTGGAGATCGAACCGGTGCGGGTCGCGGCCGCCAAGCCGTATGAGCGGGATGGGCTCGTGTTTCTGCACGGTGGGTTCGAGATTCCTGTTGCCGGGCGGCCGGTGCTGGTTCGGGCCGCCAATGTGTTGCGGCAGTACGAGGAGGCCGAGGTCGCCGGTGTGTGGGAGCGGCTGTGTGCGCGCCTCGCCCCGGGTGGGCTGTTGGTCGAGGGGACCTGTGACGAGGTGGGGCGGCGGCATGTGTGGGTCGCGCTTGGGCCGGAAGGGCCGCGGACGGTTACGTTCGCCACTCGGCTCGGCTCCCTGGAACGGCCCTCCGACCTCGCCGAGCGTCTCCCCAAGGCGCTGATCCACCGCAACGTTCCCGGCGAACCGGTGCACGCCTTTCTGCGCGACTTCGACCGCGCCTGGTCCGCCGCCGCGCCCTACGCCTCCTACGGCGCCCGTCAGCGATGGATCCGTGCGGTGCGGGATCTGACGGCCGACTGGCCGGTGACGGACGGGGCCGAGCGGTGGCGGCAGGGTGAAGTGACGGTGGCCTGGGAGGCGTTGGCGCCCCGGAGTTGA
- a CDS encoding C40 family peptidase yields MGTGRRGLVATAVTVVCAVTVLAAPGTAFASPEPRPSASSTPLADTGLEAVREKLDTLYHDAAVATDSYNAAQEKAQQQSAAIVDLAEKIVTGQKKLAELKKRAGSAAAAQYRNGGLPDEAQLLLSNDPQEFLDGAGRVLQGQRATKGLIAEMTRTQQDLEQYAADASTQWKKLEANRKAKDSARKKIKKQIAAAEKLENRLKKVEKERLAKLEQEAALKAQTTWLDSGILDEISGKASAQGKKAVGFATAQIGKPYEWGAEGPDTYDCSGLTSQAWADAGHAIPRTSQEQWKQLKHIDIKDMRPGDLIIYFDDASHVGMYLGDGAIVHAPRPGRTVTITGAGSMPILGVVRPDA; encoded by the coding sequence ATGGGCACGGGCAGGCGCGGACTGGTCGCGACGGCAGTGACAGTGGTCTGCGCGGTCACGGTGCTGGCCGCACCGGGCACGGCGTTCGCCAGCCCCGAACCAAGGCCTTCCGCTTCCTCGACTCCCCTGGCGGACACGGGCCTGGAGGCCGTCCGCGAGAAGCTCGACACGCTCTACCACGACGCGGCGGTCGCCACGGACTCGTACAACGCGGCCCAGGAGAAGGCCCAGCAGCAGTCCGCCGCGATCGTCGACCTGGCGGAGAAGATCGTCACGGGCCAGAAGAAGCTGGCCGAGTTGAAGAAGCGGGCCGGTTCCGCGGCCGCCGCCCAGTACCGGAACGGCGGACTGCCGGACGAGGCCCAGCTGCTGCTCAGCAATGATCCGCAGGAGTTCCTCGACGGGGCGGGGCGGGTGCTGCAGGGGCAGCGCGCGACCAAGGGCCTGATCGCGGAAATGACCCGCACCCAGCAGGACTTGGAGCAGTACGCCGCGGACGCCTCCACCCAGTGGAAGAAGCTGGAGGCGAACCGCAAGGCGAAGGACTCCGCCCGCAAGAAGATCAAGAAGCAGATCGCGGCCGCCGAGAAGCTTGAGAACCGGCTGAAGAAGGTCGAGAAGGAGCGGCTCGCCAAGCTGGAGCAGGAGGCCGCCCTCAAGGCGCAGACCACCTGGCTCGACTCCGGGATTCTGGATGAAATCAGCGGCAAGGCGTCCGCGCAGGGCAAGAAGGCGGTCGGCTTCGCCACGGCCCAGATCGGAAAGCCGTACGAATGGGGCGCCGAGGGCCCGGACACGTACGACTGCTCGGGGCTGACCTCACAGGCCTGGGCCGACGCCGGCCACGCCATTCCACGTACCTCGCAGGAGCAGTGGAAGCAGCTGAAGCACATCGACATCAAGGACATGCGGCCCGGCGACCTGATCATCTATTTCGACGACGCCAGCCATGTCGGGATGTACCTCGGCGACGGCGCGATCGTGCACGCCCCGCGCCCCGGACGGACGGTGACGATCACGGGCGCGGGATCGATGCCGATCCTCGGAGTGGTGCGACCGGACGCGTAG
- a CDS encoding PP2C family protein-serine/threonine phosphatase, which produces MPVPIPRQRAIPAVESGQAQAAQRGGPSTDQTPHKEATVDNHAATTNLTLLLIEDDPGGATVIPELQDSAGRPIRVRTARNLTEAARLLTDDVHCILLDLALPAPGRGGDDEELAVLRHVLELAPRHAVLALTASGDAERGAEAVRVGAQDYLFRDELDGRLLSRAIRYAVERKRSDTAERRLAEGRVRAQENRRLERGLLPTPLLEGSSLRFAARYRPGRSRALLGGDFYDVVRTPDGTVHAMIGDVCGHGPDEAALGVELRIAWRALTLAGLCGDELLGTLQQVLEHERSDEEIFATLCTVDISPDGRRAGLCLAGHPSPLIARPGRTAQLLPYDNNGPALGLLPGARWPRMQVELGREWSLMLYTDGLIEGRIGEGLERLGQDGMVEMVRRQLAAGLRGEELLRAAVNEVRELNGGELTDDVAVLLLDRGV; this is translated from the coding sequence ATGCCCGTACCCATACCGCGGCAGCGAGCGATCCCGGCCGTGGAGAGTGGTCAGGCGCAAGCCGCGCAACGAGGCGGCCCCTCAACGGACCAGACCCCGCACAAGGAAGCCACGGTCGACAACCACGCCGCCACCACCAACCTGACGCTGCTGCTGATCGAGGACGATCCCGGCGGCGCCACGGTCATACCCGAACTGCAGGACTCGGCCGGCCGGCCGATCCGCGTCCGTACGGCCCGCAACCTCACCGAGGCCGCGCGGCTGCTGACCGACGACGTCCACTGCATCCTGCTGGACCTCGCGCTGCCGGCCCCGGGGCGCGGCGGTGACGACGAGGAGCTCGCCGTGCTGCGGCATGTGCTGGAGCTCGCGCCCCGGCACGCCGTCCTCGCGCTCACCGCGTCCGGTGACGCCGAACGCGGCGCCGAAGCGGTGCGCGTCGGCGCCCAGGACTACCTTTTCCGGGATGAACTGGACGGCCGGCTGCTGAGCCGGGCGATCCGCTACGCCGTCGAGAGGAAACGTTCCGACACGGCCGAGCGACGGCTGGCCGAGGGGCGGGTTCGCGCGCAGGAGAACCGCCGCCTGGAGCGGGGGCTGCTGCCCACGCCGCTGCTGGAGGGGTCGTCGCTGCGGTTCGCCGCGCGGTATCGGCCGGGGCGGTCCCGGGCGCTGCTCGGCGGTGACTTCTACGACGTCGTCCGCACCCCGGACGGCACCGTGCACGCCATGATCGGTGACGTCTGCGGGCACGGCCCGGACGAGGCGGCGCTCGGCGTGGAGCTGCGCATCGCCTGGCGGGCCCTGACGCTGGCGGGCCTGTGCGGCGACGAGCTGTTGGGCACCCTGCAGCAGGTACTGGAGCACGAACGGTCCGACGAGGAGATCTTCGCGACCCTGTGCACGGTGGACATCTCCCCGGACGGCCGCCGCGCCGGGCTGTGCCTGGCCGGGCACCCGTCCCCGCTGATCGCCCGCCCGGGCCGGACGGCCCAGCTGCTGCCGTACGACAACAACGGGCCCGCCCTCGGGCTGCTGCCGGGCGCCCGCTGGCCGCGGATGCAGGTGGAGCTGGGCCGGGAGTGGAGCCTGATGCTCTACACCGACGGGCTGATCGAGGGCCGGATCGGTGAGGGGCTGGAGCGGCTCGGTCAGGACGGCATGGTGGAGATGGTGCGGCGGCAGCTGGCCGCCGGCCTGCGGGGCGAGGAGCTGCTGCGGGCCGCTGTGAACGAGGTGCGTGAGCTCAATGGGGGCGAGCTGACGGATGACGTCGCGGTGTTGCTGCTGGACCGCGGGGTCTGA
- a CDS encoding DUF2516 family protein, with the protein MQGFAGFMWLLSMALILFSGFALIDAATRREDAYRAADKKTKPFWLIILGLAFVVNLIFNILSFLPVIGLVATIVYMVDVRPALRGLPGGGRSRRGSSSDGPYGPYNGGR; encoded by the coding sequence ATGCAGGGGTTCGCAGGGTTCATGTGGCTGCTGAGCATGGCCCTGATCCTTTTCAGCGGCTTCGCGCTGATCGACGCCGCCACGCGTCGTGAGGACGCCTACCGCGCGGCCGACAAGAAGACCAAGCCCTTCTGGCTGATCATCCTGGGGCTCGCCTTCGTGGTGAACCTGATCTTCAACATCCTGTCGTTCCTGCCGGTCATCGGCCTCGTCGCCACCATCGTCTACATGGTCGACGTGCGCCCGGCCCTACGAGGCCTCCCGGGCGGCGGCAGAAGCCGCCGTGGTTCGAGCAGCGACGGCCCATACGGCCCGTACAACGGCGGACGCTGA
- a CDS encoding helix-turn-helix domain-containing protein — protein sequence MASLNVGNLGEYLREQRRTAQLSLRQLADAAGVSNPYLSQIERGLRKPSAEVLQQVAKALRISAETLYVRAGILDAERDRDEVETRAVILADPTLNERQKQVLLQIYESFRKENGFGIGTADEATDLAPEAGEVVLTTEPSPGTTRTAATRAATTEAQDVDGVNDPDDVDGDDTAIRRAPTGAGEQTGERRTRKTRTAGGRKSAARRTRTSDGSDAAPHDPNDPQQTAG from the coding sequence ATGGCATCGCTCAACGTCGGCAATCTTGGCGAGTATCTGCGCGAGCAGCGGCGCACCGCGCAGCTGTCGCTCAGGCAGCTCGCTGATGCCGCCGGGGTGTCGAATCCGTATCTGAGCCAGATCGAGCGCGGGCTGCGCAAGCCCAGCGCGGAGGTGCTGCAGCAGGTCGCCAAGGCGCTGCGGATCTCCGCCGAGACGCTGTACGTGCGCGCCGGCATCCTCGACGCCGAGCGGGACCGGGACGAGGTGGAGACGCGCGCCGTCATCCTCGCCGATCCCACGCTGAACGAGCGGCAGAAGCAGGTGCTGCTCCAGATCTACGAGTCCTTCCGCAAGGAGAACGGGTTCGGGATCGGCACGGCGGACGAGGCGACGGACCTGGCCCCGGAGGCCGGCGAGGTGGTCCTGACCACCGAGCCCAGCCCGGGTACGACTCGGACGGCTGCGACTCGGGCCGCCACGACCGAGGCCCAGGACGTCGATGGCGTCAATGACCCCGATGACGTCGACGGCGACGACACCGCCATACGCCGCGCCCCCACGGGTGCCGGTGAGCAGACCGGCGAGCGCCGAACCCGCAAGACCCGCACGGCCGGTGGACGCAAGTCCGCCGCGCGCCGCACCCGCACGTCCGACGGCAGCGATGCCGCACCGCACGACCCGAACGACCCGCAGCAGACGGCCGGCTGA
- a CDS encoding oxidoreductase, whose translation MTTNQPVALVTGASSGIGKAAALALVDAGFEVVGTSRQASGDARRDGVTFLDLDVASDTSVASAVDRVIEKFGRIDVLVNNAGIGSAGAGEERSLAQDQQLFDINVFGLIRMTKAVLPHMRAQGRGRIINISSVLGFVPAPYMAAYAASKHAVEGYSESVDHEVRQHGVRVLLVEPAQTRTAFEANSPKPATPLPVYEHQRQVFERVMGAAMKDGDDPATVAKAIVAAATDPKPKLRYPAGPTAGRVSTLRRLVPSRAFDRQIRKLNQLPA comes from the coding sequence ATGACCACAAACCAGCCAGTAGCACTCGTGACCGGAGCATCGTCAGGCATCGGCAAGGCGGCCGCGCTCGCGCTCGTCGACGCGGGATTCGAGGTCGTCGGAACGAGCCGCCAAGCCTCCGGGGACGCCCGCCGCGACGGCGTGACGTTCCTCGACCTCGACGTGGCCAGCGACACCTCGGTCGCCAGCGCGGTCGACCGCGTCATCGAAAAGTTCGGGCGGATCGACGTCCTGGTCAACAACGCCGGCATCGGCTCCGCCGGCGCCGGCGAGGAACGCTCCCTCGCCCAGGACCAGCAACTGTTCGACATCAACGTCTTCGGCCTGATCCGCATGACCAAGGCCGTCCTGCCGCACATGCGCGCCCAGGGCCGCGGCCGGATCATCAACATCTCGTCCGTGCTCGGGTTCGTCCCCGCGCCGTACATGGCCGCCTACGCCGCGTCCAAGCACGCGGTCGAGGGCTACTCCGAGTCCGTGGACCACGAGGTCCGCCAGCACGGCGTCCGCGTACTGCTCGTCGAGCCCGCCCAGACCAGGACCGCGTTCGAGGCCAACTCCCCGAAGCCCGCCACGCCTCTGCCGGTCTACGAGCACCAGCGGCAGGTCTTCGAGCGCGTGATGGGCGCGGCGATGAAGGACGGCGACGATCCCGCCACCGTCGCCAAGGCGATCGTCGCCGCGGCGACCGACCCGAAGCCGAAGCTGCGCTACCCCGCCGGGCCGACCGCCGGACGCGTCAGCACCCTGCGCCGCCTCGTCCCCTCCCGCGCCTTCGACCGGCAGATCCGCAAGCTCAACCAGCTGCCCGCCTGA